Sequence from the Caretta caretta isolate rCarCar2 chromosome 8, rCarCar1.hap1, whole genome shotgun sequence genome:
GTAGTATAACATCACAAAACTCAATTTCACTTGTTGTCTAAATGAGGATTAGATTGTAGGCGCCTGGTTCTCCTGTACATTAAGGCTGCTTTAcacagtggtggattagccacagGGCCAACAAAgcccgtgcccaggggccccggccaattggggggcctagaaaaatgggcacccctgcGCCTTGACCTggtctgcccagcactcctgccggggagcagggtccaggtgtgggggcttgccctgTTCTCCAGAAGGAGCGCAGGGAGGCATGTGGAGAAAGTTTGCCCCATCCACAAAGGGCTCTgatggctcccagcccctccacatCAACATGCCCCGGTTCCAAAGAGAAGCTGCAGGTCTCCAATGAGTTTTGCCATCCCACAGAGGGGTCTGAAGAGCCCCAGGGCATCCCTGAATCAGTGTGAACCTGTGCCTTAGGAGCTGGAAGGGTCCAGACATTCCCAGGAACCCTCAGGGCTGAAGTGAGTCAATCATGATCATATCTGGGACCCTGAGCGCAGACGTGACTCCTCCCTTTATGCTGCTAGCAGGGCTCTCACCATCCTCTGAGAGGAGGGGCACTATCGTGGCAGCTCCAAAGCACAGGCTAGCATCCGGTGGGGGTTGGGTGGGATGGGACCAAAGGTATGTGTCTTAGAAGAGGAGGGGAAAACTGAGCTGCCACGCACCTGCCCTTGGCCAGCAAAGGGACACCGAGAGCAATGGCCTTTGTCCTCTGTGCAATTGCGTTTGCCAGGCCATGCCCTGTGTCCTCTGCTCTCTGAGACTGGAGCATGGGCAAATGTCCTTAggcggagggtgggggaagggaaatggaggGGCTCAGGCAACATGCAATAACCAGGGAAGGGACAAAGTAGCACATCCAAGGGGCAGTGCTGGGTGAGGGGGCCCTCTTCAGAGTGGGCAAGGTCGGGGCGAGGGgccttcccccctccacctgctcggcactcctgccagggagcgggggaaGCCCCCACGCCCTGACCCCGCTCTCTGGCAGGAGTGCCGGGTGGGCAGGTGGAGCGGCACAAGGAGCGGTGGGAGGAGTGGCGGAGGGGAGACTGCAGGCGGAAGGTGCGGGGAGGGTCCcgcacttgctctggcccagggccctacAAAATCGTAATCTGCCTCTGGCTTTACACTTCTGTGGCAATATAATGGGTCATTTTCATCCACCTTAAGGCacctttgcactgccagagccAAGTAAAGCAGcctgagtgtaaatgagaatcaggccatgGTTTTCCAAAGACAAGAAGCCAGTATATCTGCATGCTAGTACCCTCACACATTACTGTAAAATTATGCtttaatgcaaaatatttaaCAGCTTTGGGTTTCATTTAAATAAGGGACAGATtctaagaggtgctgagcacttgtaaTGTTCTTTCACAGCACCCCTAGGTATCCTGGTGGGCAGTGCCTCTCCAGATCTACCCTTAAATAAGCACCAAATCTGCTTAGTGAAAATGTGAATATTTTGGGTTAATATACAAATATTGTAAAACTCACCTGTAAATACAGAGGGATGAGGGAAATTAACCACAATAAGCTTGGTCACCATTTCCGGATAACAAATAGCAACTAACCAAGCGATCATTCCACCCCAGTCATGGCCAATCAGCATACACTTATTGTACCCTGCCACATAAAGACAGATTTCGACATTTGTTTACTgacaattatatgaaaatgagttATCACATAAAATAATGAcagttaaacaaaaacaaatgttccaACATATTTGCTAACAACACttcaactttttaattttttcttaacAAATTATTTACACTGCCATAGTTAAAAATGTGTCAATACTTCCtttattaaacataaaaaagagatTAGTGAGTGTTACGCTTGAAATTTTAACAGGTAATTAAAAGTAATGGTTTCCACTGCAAATATACTTTGTCCCCCCTTGTATATGTGACCTAAGTGATCTTACTGTATGAGATCATTTCCGTGCCCTAATACCTATGTGCAATGTGGCCAAGCTGGTCACATTGTGTTCAAAATCTCAATTCTGCATCATTGTAACGGTGGGAATTAGACTCAGATAGCCACACTTACTGCACACTTAAACAGATAGGGAGGATGGTGTACAGGCTCGGAACACTTCTTTACTTATCCATATTCTCTTTAGGTCggaatttcaaaagtgctaagcattGGCCTAACTATGCTTCCACTAATATCAGTGGGAATTTGACCACTGACTCACCAGGAGCAGAGTTAATTCAAGACTTCTGTGCTTTAGGAAATTCCACCTTTTTAACCCAGACAGACCTACATTGCAAAGCCCCAGTTCCTTACTGAGAATTAAAGCGCTCTATATACATGCCAAGTCAGATGTGTAAAATCCAAATTATTTTGGGTTCTCTGACAGAAAGCAAGCGAGAAATGTCAAGAGTTAAGACAAACACCTTTTATCTACTCTCTGATAAAAATCTCTCCATCCACTTTTGATTTTATCTgactttccaaaataattcctctctgGAGCAAGAACAAGCAGGGGAAATTTGAGTCCAAGAGGTTATTTTTTTCTAGGAACTTTTAAGCCCTTGTGAAGCAGGGCTTATAATGAGAGAGCGCAATACATCGCAAAGCACAACCATGGCATTACTGAGGAGTTTAATAAAACTAGAGCTGCTTAGAAAACGCAAACAAAGTTTGTGATGTCATGCCCCATTTTTTGAGGGGATTCAAAATTTTCAGACCAGTTCTAAATTCAAACCTGAGGGCCAGATCATCACTTTACAATTTGCCCAGTGTTTCTTACGCTGCCCTGTGTGCAGCTTGTGAGGGATAACGACTCAGAGAGTAGCAATGTGCCTCTGGATCTCCCCACTACTCTGGAGGGGATGTATCCTATGGTGTCCTTATATCCAGCACAGCTACATTTCCCCCTGAATAGGGGAGACCCAGCAGCTTTAGAGCTTGCTTCCCCTCCCATGCTGCTACCTGTGGTACACATAGCCTATACAAGGACATAAGGAGTACAGTACCTTATGTCCCCTCTTAGTCCCCTTTTCGCAGCTGTGCAAGCTTGGCCATGATTTGGCCTGTACAAGGGAGTACATAAATGAACTGTAAAGCTCAGCTGAATATTGACAACTGAGAATTGGCTATTGTGTATATGCAGTAACATTTTAGtaagttgttttctttttattaacgCTATACAGTCCCTACACTACTGTCACTCAGAGGGTAGAGCATATGCACTTTGCATTGTAGGTACCAGAAAGTCTCACCACGCTGTTTTGGTTTCCATCTTCTAGTAGTGAGGCCCTGTAAGTGCTACTGACGCTTAAAACCCTAATCCTATAATTAGATTCACTAAGTGCAAGGGTAAGTATTAGGTGGagactcactgacttcagtggtactcAGCATAAGGCTATAGTACTGGATCCAGCTGTGCTAGCTGATCCCATTGCAGGATGGGGGCATATAAGAGCATCTTTAGGGCTTTTCATTTTTGCATATTCCTTATGCTGACCTAGGCATATTGActtgaaaacaaaacttttcatacTGTTCAAGAATTAGTATGGACTAAAATCCATAAAATAAGTCAGATCTATTTGAATCAAATTTTCTTAGACAGTATTGTCAACTAAATgcatatattaaaacaaaaccaatcaccttggaattttttttaaaatcacaggaTACCTATTTATATTTCtgcaacaaaagaaataaaattaacaacTTGGGCAGTTTGGTTTCTGCTAACGCACCTAGAGATTCCAAAATATCCTTTATATCTGTAATTAGGCAATCTAACTTGTAATTGTCCTGGTGAGAAGGAGCATCTGTTTCTCCATAACCTCTCAAATCCAGTGCCACAACTCGATATTCACTTTTAAATTCTCGCAATTGATGGCGCCAAGAATACCtaataaaggagaaaaaaatgtagtTAAAGGTTACATGGAAGAATACTAGAATTCAGTCAGTAGTACAGCCTCTATAATAGGGTAAAGTTAAATTCTATTGGCTTGATTCTCTGTTATGTATGGCCCCTTTTAGCCATAGCACGGTGGTTCCTTCTGTCTGGTTGGGAATTCCCACTAGAAAGGGAATCTGTAGCGAAGATGAGCTAGCATGAGTGGTTCTACACCACCATCTTCTCGAAGCCCCTAAAATAGGGAGCATAGCTGAGGGAAAGAGGGTATAACCAGACTGTCTCTATGGTCCAGTTATTCATGGCTTCTAGAATGGCTCCTTAGTGCCATAGGTAGCTGGCAAAAATTAGAGCATCCCTCAGACTGCTGTAATTCTGAGGACTCAACAGGCCTCAGAATATGGGATGTGGAGAGCTACTTCTCCTATCATCTTCCTCCTGCACCAGACAGGGCTTGAATGGAGGGCCTCAAATGACAAGATGAACACATCTGGgtttctttgggggaggggggaaggaaggaacgATAACTCATTCACAATGTAAAGCAAAGGATTAATAAAATATGTTACAAGTTAATTTGATCAACTGATATTCTATGGTTTATCATCTGTGCTATATTAATCTGTGTGTCCTTATTCAGTCACTCTAAACTCTCCCAGAACAATGAAGATTAACAGCTGTCAGGGCGTCAGTACCGTACATGGTATTTTACTGCTTGTGTTTCTATGGAGAATAAAGACAGAAATTACTTACTTTAAATTACTTAGAGTGAGGAAGAGTTTAATAAGCATCCAGAGAAAGATTTGGATTATTCTTGGGTTTAGAAATAATAGATTATAACTGGATAAAAATGGTATAAAGATAATAAAAGACTGTGGGCCTCGTCCTGCAAGGTGCTACCTACCCTTCAACTCTTAATGAAATCAATTTAAATTGAGCATACCCAACACCTTATAGGAGGTGCTCAGAACCTGGATGGATTTGGCACTATATTATAGTATCATTCAAGGAAATATGAAAAATGTTATGATCATTTTAACCACAGATAATATAACATGGACCCCTGCTTGCTAACTTTTACTATTAGCCCTACTGCAAAGATCTCAAATAAACAACATAAATGAAGCATTTGGGAGGTCAAATAGCATGAGAGAGAGGTGTAGAATTCTGCCAGACTCCAAGTAGCATTTTATTTCAGATCCTTATGCCTTCTGCTTTGGGGGTAATGCTAACCAATCAGGGATTTTGAACACATCATGGTCAACATTACATTGTTCCTGGATTAATCAAAGAAAATGTTATTACTGTAAACACAACACCCATCACAGTTCCATCTGGGTGCCCTATgttaatgcaaataaatataaGATTTAATAAATACAGGTTTCTATaaatgacttttatttttaaaaaatcaatatacaCTGCCCAGTAAGTCGAGTTTACCATGGTAACTATAGAGGCTATCACAAATACCTCATTAAAGTGAAACAACATGACacagtaaatattttcttttttaatgacaTACCACCTTTATATCTCCATACTCTTCTGTCATGATGGTCCATCAATCAGTTAAAGGCTTAATGAACAGATAGGTCTTGCACAGCACCCTGATGGTTGCCAAACTGTAGCCTTAGCAGACCACCAAGAGAAGCAGATCCCAGAGGCATGGGCTATCCAGTAAAAGTATCCTGTCATCAGCCTCTGTGTTCAATATGTATCACTGATCTTTTCATACAACACTTTTTTATCATGCCTAAAGTATTTATCTAGTGAGACCACTGCTTTGCAGGAAGGATTTTGAAACGTTGGTAAATACCTTTGTTTTTGCAAGGCTGAATAATTGGAGCTATTTGGGGTTTTTCTGATCATGTTATTTCTGGAAGGCAGTTTATACAAAATTCAGCAGCTCACACACATCCTTACAGGCATTCAGCTGTCTGAATTTTTTAcactaattttaaaatttttatattaGTTTCCCATAAGATTTTGTAGTGATGTAAAAAATGTGCATATAAGGGATTTAATGGCAGTGGTGCATTATATATTTGACTGACCTTTTGTCAATATACACCCTCAGTTGCTCACTGAGGTCAGCACTGACTGGTTATTTCGTGTGTCCTAGTAAAAACCTTGAGACATTGGAAGCTAGAAGATTTTGCAATTAAGCTTCATAATAGTGGAAGTTACTTCCATTCCTGTTACTATCCAAAAAGTACAGGTTTACTGCTGCTTTATACCACTCATATTGTTATTCTTTTATCTCatgctttcaaaacaaaaatctcagTTCATACATAAAATTCTGCATAGATTCAGTAACAAGCCAACCATAATATTTTAGCGTGCATATTTTATCTCATCCATTACTTTATTGTTGTCTTCTTTAAAAACAGCAGATATAAGCTATGCTACTGGTGTTAACAATGAACTATATGGCAGTTTTCTTATTCAATATCCCATTCCATTTGAGTAGTCAGACAATACAGAGAATGTTGCGAAAGGCATGACCTGCAATGATTTTAGCTTGTTAAATCTGGCAATCACAGCCTAAATGATACGGCCAAAATGTTAGAAACTTGGTCCTTTCATCATTACAAATAAACACTTTAGGTTTTGTTTACTTTTGATCTGCCAGGCTTCTTCATGGGCCTGCAGATGTAATAACTTTAATGGAGCCTTTTTCCGTTAGTGACACCTAAAAGTAGTGACAAAAGACTTTAGGCCTTTAAAAACTGTACATTTCCCTCCCTGTATTTCTTACAATATATAGTATGCTACgccattatttattaataaatatactgaatatttttttcacttAAAAGTCTGCCTGGGTTTTTGTgctagtgcccatcaccatggcgtCCGAACACCGGAATACTCATTCTAAATGTTTATGCTTTGTCAACCCTGAAATGTACTAGAACAGAGAACAGAGGCTCTCCTGATAGTTTGATGAAAAGTGTATACacatgaagaaatatttcctgaactAGAATGGAAAGAGGTATTTTGGGTTAGATGAACACCTCGAGATTATTTTGTGGATGGTACAATTGGAAAAAATGAATGCATGCTCAGTTGTAGTGGTTTGTTCAGTCTTAAAACTTACCATTACTGGGATATTTGAACATAGTTATGGAGAATAGCAGAGTGGATTTAAATGGTATATAAACTATGTCTGTAGTGAAATGAGAACAAGTGGGGAGTTTTACCAGAACTCTGGAAAGCCATGAAGCAGCAGCATGAGTGGTTTACCCCGCTCTCCAGCAGCTACATAGTGGAATCTTAATCCTGAATcctggaagggaaagaaaaaaaagtattgtGATCTGATTGCTGCCCAGTACTGCTGCAATGAGGATCTGAGTATtaataggattttcaaaggtattcaaAAAGATGAATTTAGTGGTTAACATAAGTGCCAAATTGACAGTCCTGGAAATTGAAGTCTTCTCTATCTTCACAGATCAGTGATGTATGGGCAGTGGTAGTACAAGCTTACCAACTATTCTGGAAGGATCTCCTCTAGCAGGTGACAAGGTCATTCAGTTTCTATGCCTGTATAGTTATGTGACTCTGCTAAGATTTCCAACAAGAGCACCAACTGGTGTGATCCCCAGGTAACTACATACTAGGTAACTAGGAACTATCACCCATTCAGTTCACATAGAACACCAAACAACCACTAGATACAATGTATTTTAGTCCATGCCAAGAATACTTTATATCTGCTGTACAGCTTGTGAGTTAGATGATGCTATTCTCAGATATTTAAAATTATATCACATTGAAAACAGGTATAGAGTTGACGGacctctgggtttttttaaaatgaaagttcatCAAAATTAATTAAGGTAGTTAAAAATTGTATATTTTTGATGTGCCACAAGGTTTAAAACacgcttatttttattttaaaaagttgaagtcCATTAAGGCTTTTCTCAGAGAGATTGGAAAAGAAGGTCTATTAATGTGACTGTTTCACCTACCTCGTCTTTATTTACTGAAATTGGCTGGAGCCCCCCCCGCATTACAACAGTTTTACACACtgtaactccagtgaagacaGAAAATTAATTCACAAAAGTTTAGAAGCATCAAATTCAATGAGCAGTATTCAGGAATTATTTGTGACATTATCTATACAttatagggctgtcaagagattaaaaaaaattaatcatgattaaaaaatttaattacgattaatcacactgttaaacagtaatagaataccatttatttaaatattattggatgttttctacattttcaaatatattgatttcaattacaacacagaatacaaagtgtacagtgctcattttatttttgattataagtaattgcactgtaaaaaacaaaagaaacagtatttttcaattcgcctcatacaaatactgtagtgcaatctctttgttgtgaaagtgcaacttacagatgtagatttttttgttacataactgaactcagaaacaaaacaatgtaaaacttcagagcctacaagtccaccccgtcctacttcttgatcagccaattgctcagacaaacaagttagtttacatttgcaggatataatgctgaccgcttcttgtttacaatgtcacctgaaagtaaaaacaggtgtttgcatggcaccaTTGTAgtcggcattgcaagatatttacgtactaaggattcatatgtccctttatgtttcaaccaccattccagaggacgtgtccatgctggtgacgggttctgcttgataacaatccaaagcagtgtgcagcgacacatgttcattttcatcatctgagccaGATTCCACgggcagaaggttgattttcttttttggtggttcaggttctgtagtttccccatcggagtgttgctcttttaagatttttgaaagcatgctccacacttggtccctctcagattttagaaggcacttcagattcttaaatcttgggtcaagtgctgtagctatctttagaaatttcacattggtgtcttctttgcattttgtcaaatctgcagtgaaagtgttcttaaagcaaacaacatgtgctgggtcatcatccaagactgctataatgtgaaatatatggcagaatgcgggtaaaacagagcaaagGACATACAATTGTCCCCCAAagacttcagtcacaaatttgattaacgcattttttttttttaaacaagcgtcatcagcatggaagcatgtcctctggaatggtggccgaagcatgaaggggcatatgaatcctTAGTGCatctagcacgtaaatatcttgcgacgccagctacaaaagtgctatgcaaatacctgttctcactttctggtgacattgtaaataagaagagggcagcttTATctcatgtaaatgtaaacaaacttgtttgtcttagcccttggctgaacaagaagtaggactgaatggacttgtaggctctgaagttttacattgttttgttcttgagtgcagttatgtaacaaaaaaaaatctacatttgtaagttgcactttcacgacaaagagattgcactacagtatttgtatgaggcgaattgaaaaatgctatttcttttgtcattgttgcagtttaaatatttgtaattaaaaataatatatactttgtattctgttttgtatttgaaatcaatagatacgaaaatatttaataaatttaaattggtattctgttgtttaacagtgcaattaaaatggcaattaattgcgattaatttttttaatcatgattaatttttttgagttaatcacatgagttaactgtgattaatcgacagccctaattttaaagtctctaatgacctcttcctGGTCATATCTCAGGGCATCTATTCCCTCATCATCATCTGTGATATCGTCTGAGCCACATTTGACCCCATACCCATTTGTACTTCTCAAAAATCATGTCCTCTTTTGGTTTTTAAGATTCCTTTCTCTCCTTGTTATcctcctgccgctcttcaatgtCTTGTTTAGTGGGtcctcctcctttcctctctTTCAGTGGGTGACCCATAGGACTTTGTcctcaaactcctcatccctttctatctctctctgtgtatatatctatcaCCTCAAACAATATCTCATCCACTCACACACCTTCAATCGTCATCTGTATGCTGACGACTCATAAATTTACCTTTCTTCTCCTGACCTCTGTTCCTCCATCCAAAACTACCTTGTCTCCCTGAAATTATCTCATGGATGTCCAGGCAGCTGTTTAAACTCAATATGCCCCAAACTGAGCTTCTCATCTAACTTCTCGagccctctcttctccccacttTTTCTGTGACTGTTGACATCATCATCTGCACAGTCATCCAAGCTGTAACTGGAGCATCATCTTCAAACTTCACATCCAGGCTGTGTTGAAATgtcattcctttttaaaaaacatttcaagATCCAGACTTTCATCTTTGCTGTTTTACTTGGGACTTGTAAGCACTACTCTAGTACTGATCACAACAAAAATACACTTTGCCTTCTATTATTGATGGAAAAGATGTTTCATATTTCTTGAGAGAAATGGGTGTTCTGGATATAGTCAATGATTTCATTTATCCCCAAAATGTTTTACTGCAATAATTTACCCCTCCCCAACATGATCAGTTAAAATATGGTATTGTTTGTtataaacgggggggggggggaatgttgtATATGGGTATAAAGCCTGAGATCCTATCTCCCACTAGCCTAGTGGCAAAGGACAATGATAGCCCAGCAACCGAACAGGCCTTGCCATCCTGGTGGGGCATAATCAGTCGATTTCACTCAGTTCTATTCTCACCTGGCACCAGTTTGAGTGCTCAAGCTCCTGGTAAAGTGGAGAGACAACTTGATCATCTGACAGTGGTCTTGTCTCTGGAATCCTCACCAGTGCACATACAGAGTGCATGCTTTATACTGTGTTAAGCATCTATACAGTATGCATGATTCATCACACCAGGCAACCCTGGGAGGGCTGACAGAACATGCACGTAGGAGCAGCTTGGAAAGAAGGGTGATTAGTGCCACCTTGAATTTTCCCTGATTGTCTAATTCTAGTGTTCCCTGACTTTCTGAAAGTAATGACCAGAGGTTGAGTAAGTTCATTTGTTAATTCCCTCAAAAACTCTGAGACACATCACCTGGCTCAGCTGATTTGCATACACACTGGTTATTTTCATCAAGTTTCCTgtcccccccctacccccatcagTAGCTATAGCTGTAGCTAGGTTACACTTTATTGAACAGAGCTCATTCCACTCAGGTCAAACGGATCACCCCGCGAACGAAGGTGACCTGCAAGGATTCTGTGTGCTTTGCACAGGAAAATTCAGCTCTGTCTTTAAGACAACAAATAAATAGAAGCAGAGTGAAACAATTCCGACAAAAGACCTGATATGCACACAGTGTGACTGTTTCAAAATGGATTACTGTTTGCAAACCCCATCTTCGTGATGCACGTAGAACGGGTTCTAAATGTCACTACAACGGTAAAACGAAGAGATAACCAAGACCATTCCCGTTCGTTTGAATGAATCAAACACACTCAGTGCGGCTTTCCCTTCAGCACCAACCCAAGAAACAAACGGCGCTACAGCAGATCTTCAgagagaaaagaaggggaaatgcaAGAGACCAGCCAGTCCCCACCCCGCACCCTCGGGTTTTACAAGCAAAGAGAGCGAGTCGCCTGTTATTTATGTTTAGCGGCAGTCAGGTTACCCCCTCGCACCCCCATATTGAGGGATTAGCGCAGAAACCAACAGCCTTTACCTTAATTCTCACGTAGCAGTGGGTGCCCAAGGAGGGATCACTGAGGCAGGCTGGAGGATTCTCCCGGATGATCCGCTGGAAGGTCTTGCCTGGACTCCTTCCGATGCTCCACAAAAGTTTCAGCAGCTCTATGCAGGCGCAGGCTGCGCAGTAGCTATACACCAGCGCCCAGAAGAGCAGAGCCCTGACCGTCACCATGAACCCGCCCGGGAGCCACGGTAAACAACCAGCGGGGCTCGCCATTAGGCGGCGGCTGCTCCTCTCGATCCTCCCTCCCCGGCAGCGTCAGGGGATGGGCTCCGCGGCAGGGAGCGCAGCGCGGCACCAGGCAGGAGCCGCCGCCGGCAGCCGCGTGAGCGGGGCCGGAGCCCAGCCCAGGAGAGGCCGGCACGTCTGCCTCACGCCAGCGGCAGAGAGCCGGCCAGCAGCAGCCGGCGTGACCGAGAGCAGCCAGGCGGGAGGCTGGCTCCTGCAGCCGGGCGgggcagcccccctgctcccagcaccacgCTGGGGGGGCAGGCACAGGGTCCTCGGCTCCCTCCGCTTCCCTCCCGGCCCCTTCGCCCCCGCCCAACAGCGGGAATGGCGCAGAGGgcctccccgcagcccccggctccAAGGCAGGTCAGCCGCAAGCAGCCCCGTGCGCTGCGCACCTACCTTGGCAGAGGTAGCCCGACCCCCGCTCCTGTGCCCCAGCCGGGCGCCGTCA
This genomic interval carries:
- the EPHX4 gene encoding epoxide hydrolase 4, producing MASPAGCLPWLPGGFMVTVRALLFWALVYSYCAACACIELLKLLWSIGRSPGKTFQRIIRENPPACLSDPSLGTHCYVRIKDSGLRFHYVAAGERGKPLMLLLHGFPEFWYSWRHQLREFKSEYRVVALDLRGYGETDAPSHQDNYKLDCLITDIKDILESLGYNKCMLIGHDWGGMIAWLVAICYPEMVTKLIVVNFPHPSVFTEYILRHPSQLIKSGYYFFFQMPWFPEFIFSVNDFKVLKNLFTSRTTGIGRKGCRLTAEDIEAYLYIFSQPGALTGPINHYRNIFSCLPLQHHEVTMPTLLLWGERDAFMEVEMAETTRIYVKNHFRLTILSEASHWLQQDQPDIVNKLIWTFLKEETIRKRE